Proteins from a genomic interval of Fusarium oxysporum Fo47 chromosome I, complete sequence:
- a CDS encoding GNAT domain-containing protein produces MESTKPSSIDFVTVKTTLPVYPLPPNHERSTFRSERLSMRHMTEDDFGFLRALRTDPDGMKWSSQGGPDIEMEQTEKSLSLRLPPKDVERHDWVISLIETGEPIGLGGTCVWSSELGWPALGYIFLKEHWGKGYASEFMKVYLDKWWSLPRNEVELTVDKNTVLEEDGDVKQECISAVTMSENAPSQNVLKKAGFEFVSSWMEADTKDESQELTLHGFVARKGKVAV; encoded by the coding sequence ATGGAGTCCACAAAACCTTCGTCAATTGACTTTGTAACAGTCAAGACAACACTTCCCGTTTATCCACTTCCACCCAATCATGAACGAAGCACTTTTCGATCAGAACGTCTATCAATGCGTCATATGACTGAGGATGATTTCGGGTTTCTTCGAGCTCTTCGCACAGATCCAGATGGCATGAAATGGTCGTCGCAAGGAGGTCCCGATATTGAGATGGAACAAACTGAAAAGAGCCTGAGTCTTCGCCTACCTCCAAAGGATGTCGAGAGGCACGATTGGGTCATCTCACTTATCGAGACTGGTGAGCCCATAGGATTAGGAGGCACCTGCGTATGGTCGAGTGAACTAGGCTGGCCCGCTCTGGGATATATCTTTCTGAAAGAGCATTGGGGCAAAGGCTATGCGTCTGAGTTTATGAAAGTCTACCTCGATAAGTGGTGGTCGCTGCCAAGGAACGAAGTTGAGCTCACAGTGGACAAGAACACAGTTCTTGAAGAGGACGGCGATGTCAAACAGGAGTGCATCTCAGCCGTCACAATGAGCGAAAACGCCCCGAGTCAAAACGTCCTTAAAAAGGCTGGTTTCGAATTTGTGTCGTCGTGGATGGAAGCTGATACCAAAGACGAGTCTCAAGAACTGACCCTACATGGGTTTGTTGCTCGCAAGGGAAAGGTTGCCGTTTAG